One segment of Nostoc piscinale CENA21 DNA contains the following:
- a CDS encoding ATP-binding protein, whose protein sequence is MSETNLAHVNLEFQQVAASFQPAEEQRRSPQLQAEVERIGKANTYFALDRDTELFDWLDDQRDAKLCGYVTSATGSGLLKACQLYRTQYVKRRGTLLEIPATVIYAEIEQHGGPTDLYCSILEEIGHPLANVGALRDLRSRAWGSLKAYGVKLLVIGNADYLTLEAFNELIDVFTKLRIPVILVGTYYLSENILERKSLPYVRVHDSFLESYEFPNLTEQDIIEVVEDWEAKFLPETSRLNLTQIESAISYLRLKSAGLIEPLYDLLRKIAILKLDEPNFELNQANLTKKFGRRKEPKVKFKRKG, encoded by the coding sequence ATGTCAGAGACAAACTTAGCCCATGTCAATCTAGAATTTCAGCAGGTAGCTGCAAGTTTTCAACCTGCTGAGGAACAGAGGCGATCGCCTCAATTACAAGCTGAGGTTGAGCGGATTGGTAAGGCTAACACGTATTTTGCTCTAGACCGTGATACCGAATTGTTTGACTGGCTTGATGATCAGCGTGATGCAAAACTCTGTGGTTATGTGACATCGGCTACGGGTTCTGGTTTATTAAAGGCCTGTCAACTGTACAGGACGCAATACGTAAAACGAAGAGGAACTCTGTTAGAAATTCCTGCGACTGTCATCTACGCCGAAATTGAGCAGCATGGTGGCCCAACGGATTTGTATTGTTCCATTCTGGAAGAAATAGGCCATCCACTTGCTAATGTTGGCGCATTAAGAGATTTGCGATCGCGTGCCTGGGGTAGTCTTAAAGCATACGGTGTAAAATTGCTCGTCATCGGTAATGCAGATTATCTAACGTTAGAAGCATTTAACGAGCTAATTGATGTTTTCACAAAACTCAGAATCCCCGTTATCTTGGTTGGAACTTACTATTTGAGTGAGAACATTCTAGAACGGAAAAGCCTTCCATACGTGCGCGTTCATGACTCATTTTTAGAGTCATACGAGTTTCCGAATTTAACTGAACAAGACATAATTGAGGTTGTGGAAGATTGGGAAGCAAAATTTTTGCCAGAGACTAGTCGATTAAACCTTACGCAAATTGAAAGTGCAATTTCTTATTTGCGGTTAAAGTCTGCTGGACTGATTGAGCCTTTGTATGATTTGCTTCGGAAAATAGCAATCTTGAAGCTAGATGAGCCAAATTTTGAACTCAATCAAGCTAATTTAACTAAGAAATTTGGCAGACGTAAGGAACCAAAAGTTAAGTTTAAGAGGAAGGGCTAA
- a CDS encoding chromophore lyase CpcT/CpeT, with amino-acid sequence MSLSPLLITLGNYIAGEFDNREQALAEPAWYVHLRMWQRPVNLFTQDSITLFAEQANIVNLDRPYRQRIMRLRAGKNWDAPLQLQYYMLKDPSALSGAGRNPALLKTLTVEQLDLLPGCVLTLTQEELTPKNYKFIATQPTETRCCFNYQGNNIQVSLGFTATAAEFYSYDKGIDSETGKATWGAILGPYRYTKREQYSLDGAEC; translated from the coding sequence ATGAGCCTTTCACCGCTTCTCATTACTCTAGGTAATTATATAGCTGGGGAATTTGACAATCGAGAACAAGCTTTAGCAGAGCCTGCTTGGTATGTTCATTTGCGGATGTGGCAAAGACCAGTGAACTTATTCACTCAAGACAGTATTACTTTGTTTGCTGAACAAGCGAATATTGTCAACTTAGATCGTCCTTATCGCCAGCGAATTATGCGGTTAAGGGCAGGGAAAAATTGGGATGCACCTTTGCAACTCCAGTACTATATGCTTAAAGATCCAAGTGCCTTAAGTGGCGCAGGCCGTAATCCTGCTTTACTCAAGACACTCACAGTCGAACAATTAGATTTATTGCCGGGGTGTGTATTGACACTAACTCAGGAAGAATTAACTCCCAAAAACTATAAGTTTATCGCTACGCAACCAACCGAGACTCGTTGCTGCTTTAATTATCAAGGCAACAATATACAAGTTTCCTTGGGGTTTACAGCTACAGCAGCAGAATTTTACAGCTACGACAAAGGCATTGACTCGGAAACTGGCAAAGCAACTTGGGGAGCGATTTTAGGGCCTTATCGCTACACTAAACGGGAACAGTATTCTCTTGATGGTGCTGAGTGCTGA
- a CDS encoding caspase family protein, with protein sequence MEREALVIGINRYPTLIEKPSDRPPHLKAPATDAEAIAQILETYGKFHVERLPAAYNQDGSCFVDPQQQLTLQELETAIVQLFNLPGRSIPDTALLFFAGHGLRKDIGGVTEGFLAASDTCPVIGQWGLSLDWLRKLLQSSPVRQQIVWLDCCYSGELLSFHDADPGSFETKDRCLITASRGFEVAYEELSGNHGILSGALVEALKPESHAEGWVTNYSLVDLIKQQLKTARQRPIFHNTGGEIILTGQKEKIDRAVLMAEFCPYKGLAAFEFNESDPKYFYGRTALTDLLLEKIRQGNFLAVVGASGSGKSSVVKAGLLHQLKLGKRLGGSDQWVIKIFRPGEHPLKSLARVFVNNITSRPVQDAQTQTDKPKSELETAEELLNKGARGLTELVQATLQSVEVPHELEPEANTLPLQNQVSHRLILVIDQFEEVFTLCQDEGDRQQFFECLLGALNNSGLTVVITMRADFFGKCAEQEYAGLAQKIQDNLITVTPMNQKELTQAITQPAYQVGLEVQRELVEQMLADVEGPGSLPLLQYTLTELWRKREVNRLTLAEYSRLGGVKGTLQKRADEVYDALDSKEEQLTAKRIFIELTQLGEGTEDTRRQVFKTDLVNPQQSAEVVEQVLMKLTDARLVVTSELQARGESQKTVTVVDVAHEALIRHWPRLRAWVSENRAAIRVERKIETASEEWESKNKSKDYLFTGSKLAEAENYLQEYGDLGLLSRLASEFVQKSIQQRNTSKWVRFGAVAAFVGVVAIGAVTSTIFGLESRKQASIAKEQATIANLREKGTNIKYILPLSTNVEPLISAIATTGESQSQLGQVLSEVQSSLLEAIEAVRERNIWRCIMRI encoded by the coding sequence ATGGAAAGAGAAGCATTGGTGATCGGGATTAATCGTTATCCGACGTTGATAGAAAAACCTAGCGATCGCCCCCCGCATCTCAAAGCACCAGCAACTGATGCCGAAGCCATAGCCCAAATCCTCGAAACTTATGGCAAATTCCATGTCGAGCGTTTACCAGCAGCTTATAATCAGGATGGTTCTTGCTTTGTCGATCCTCAGCAGCAGCTAACACTCCAAGAATTAGAAACAGCTATTGTCCAACTTTTCAACCTCCCTGGACGCAGCATTCCGGATACAGCCTTGCTCTTTTTTGCGGGTCATGGTTTACGCAAAGATATCGGTGGAGTCACAGAAGGCTTTTTAGCTGCCAGCGATACTTGTCCTGTGATTGGACAGTGGGGACTTTCTCTAGACTGGTTACGCAAACTCTTACAATCTTCCCCGGTTCGTCAGCAAATTGTTTGGTTAGATTGTTGTTATAGCGGTGAGTTATTGAGTTTCCATGATGCCGATCCTGGCAGTTTTGAGACAAAGGATAGATGTTTAATTACCGCTTCTCGTGGATTTGAAGTCGCCTATGAAGAGTTGAGTGGCAATCATGGGATTTTGAGTGGCGCATTAGTAGAAGCACTTAAACCTGAAAGTCATGCTGAAGGCTGGGTGACAAACTACTCCCTGGTTGACTTAATCAAGCAGCAGCTAAAAACTGCCCGTCAGCGTCCCATTTTTCACAACACTGGTGGAGAAATTATCCTCACCGGACAAAAAGAAAAAATTGACCGTGCTGTTTTAATGGCAGAGTTCTGTCCTTACAAGGGTTTAGCAGCTTTTGAATTTAACGAATCAGACCCGAAATATTTCTACGGACGCACCGCTTTAACTGATTTGCTGTTGGAGAAAATTAGGCAAGGGAATTTTTTGGCGGTTGTCGGGGCTTCTGGAAGTGGTAAATCTAGTGTAGTCAAGGCAGGTTTACTGCATCAACTGAAGTTAGGCAAAAGATTGGGAGGAAGTGACCAATGGGTAATCAAGATTTTTCGCCCCGGAGAGCATCCCCTCAAGAGTTTAGCTAGAGTATTTGTAAATAATATAACTTCCCGCCCGGTTCAGGATGCCCAAACACAGACAGATAAACCGAAATCTGAACTTGAAACAGCAGAAGAATTACTCAACAAGGGTGCAAGGGGATTAACTGAATTAGTTCAAGCCACATTGCAATCAGTAGAAGTACCGCATGAGCTAGAGCCTGAAGCCAACACTTTACCCTTACAAAATCAAGTTTCCCATCGTCTCATTCTCGTCATTGACCAATTTGAAGAAGTTTTTACTCTCTGTCAAGATGAAGGCGATCGACAGCAGTTTTTTGAGTGTTTATTAGGAGCATTAAATAATTCTGGGTTGACGGTAGTAATAACGATGCGGGCAGATTTCTTTGGCAAATGTGCCGAACAGGAATATGCAGGATTAGCACAGAAAATTCAAGACAATCTGATTACTGTCACCCCAATGAATCAAAAGGAGTTGACCCAAGCCATTACCCAACCTGCCTATCAAGTCGGGTTAGAAGTGCAACGGGAACTTGTAGAACAAATGTTAGCCGATGTGGAAGGCCCTGGTAGTTTACCTTTGTTGCAATATACCCTAACAGAATTGTGGCGGAAGCGAGAGGTGAATCGCTTAACTCTGGCAGAATATAGCAGACTTGGTGGAGTCAAAGGCACGCTACAAAAACGGGCTGATGAAGTTTATGATGCGCTCGACTCTAAAGAAGAACAACTGACTGCTAAACGGATATTCATCGAGTTAACCCAGTTGGGAGAAGGAACAGAAGACACCCGCAGACAGGTGTTTAAGACAGATTTAGTCAACCCCCAGCAATCGGCAGAAGTGGTGGAACAAGTGCTGATGAAGTTGACAGATGCCAGATTAGTCGTCACATCTGAACTGCAAGCACGGGGAGAGAGTCAAAAGACGGTGACAGTGGTGGATGTAGCCCATGAAGCACTGATTCGCCATTGGCCAAGACTGCGTGCTTGGGTGAGTGAAAACCGAGCCGCCATCCGCGTTGAGCGCAAGATTGAGACAGCATCAGAGGAGTGGGAAAGTAAAAACAAGTCCAAAGATTATCTGTTTACTGGGTCAAAATTGGCAGAGGCAGAGAATTACTTACAAGAGTATGGGGATCTCGGTTTGCTGTCGCGTCTAGCATCGGAATTTGTGCAGAAAAGTATCCAGCAACGTAACACAAGTAAATGGGTTAGGTTTGGCGCAGTTGCTGCTTTTGTAGGCGTGGTAGCTATAGGCGCAGTTACTTCAACAATTTTTGGATTAGAGTCTCGCAAACAAGCAAGCATCGCCAAAGAACAAGCAACTATTGCCAATCTGCGAGAAAAAGGTACAAATATCAAATACATACTGCCACTATCAACAAATGTAGAGCCATTAATTTCAGCAATTGCAACAACTGGTGAAAGTCAGTCACAACTGGGACAAGTTTTGAGTGAAGTTCAATCTAGTTTATTAGAAGCAATAGAAGCTGTGCGTGAGCGCAATATTTGGCGTTGCATAATGAGAATATGA
- a CDS encoding STAS domain-containing protein produces the protein MIKIDQTTYTTQDGNTVIVLTPAGRLDITTAWQFRLKLQECISKLSRHVVVNLGQVNFIDSSGLTSLVAGMRDADKVKGSFRICNVHPEAKLVFEVTMMDTVFEIFETEEEALEGVPRSIAS, from the coding sequence GTGATAAAAATAGATCAAACAACCTATACCACCCAAGACGGTAACACCGTCATAGTTTTAACACCGGCTGGTCGTCTGGATATCACCACAGCTTGGCAGTTTCGCTTAAAGTTGCAGGAATGTATTTCTAAGTTGAGTCGCCATGTAGTGGTGAATCTTGGGCAAGTAAATTTTATTGATAGTTCTGGTCTTACCTCTTTGGTAGCTGGGATGCGCGATGCGGATAAAGTCAAAGGCAGTTTCCGCATCTGCAATGTACACCCAGAAGCCAAACTCGTGTTTGAAGTTACCATGATGGACACAGTATTTGAAATTTTTGAAACAGAAGAGGAAGCTTTAGAAGGTGTTCCTCGGAGTATCGCCAGTTAA
- a CDS encoding polyketide cyclase / dehydrase and lipid transport, with protein MRGWLSKFIHRKRRRFCASLVRTYREISDASVDELWQKVVDLTDVSWHPLLKSTNVPYGLVPKPGLIYQAVTRFSPFPIRIFVERVNPRELLSVRVLAIPGVEERITYQVESTVCGTCLSYSVTLKGWLSPLIWSFSRPYADRVARSLVEAVENAAVQAVSSKKKPLNDGCFDF; from the coding sequence ATGCGAGGTTGGTTATCAAAATTCATCCACCGCAAACGTCGTCGCTTTTGTGCGTCTTTGGTCAGGACGTATCGAGAGATTAGTGACGCTTCTGTAGATGAACTGTGGCAAAAAGTAGTTGACTTAACCGATGTATCCTGGCATCCCCTACTCAAAAGTACTAATGTACCCTACGGATTAGTCCCCAAACCAGGATTAATTTATCAAGCCGTCACCCGCTTTTCGCCCTTTCCTATCCGTATCTTTGTAGAACGGGTAAATCCCAGAGAACTTTTGAGTGTGAGAGTGCTGGCAATTCCTGGGGTGGAAGAGAGAATTACTTATCAAGTGGAATCTACGGTGTGTGGAACTTGTTTGTCTTATTCTGTCACCCTCAAAGGCTGGCTATCTCCCCTGATTTGGTCATTTTCTCGTCCCTATGCAGATCGGGTGGCACGTTCTTTAGTTGAAGCCGTAGAAAATGCCGCAGTGCAAGCGGTATCTAGTAAGAAAAAACCGTTGAATGATGGTTGTTTTGATTTTTAG
- a CDS encoding Mu transposase C-terminal domain-containing protein, with the protein MPRKTTSQAFPAFEAEETAKAEEEQTKHLLVNEDSPEYLKKVDLIDAIRQAPNKAARRDAIADAVKALGKSTRTIKRMVEKVEQVGVATLAVGRKDKGQYRISKQWHDFIVNLHKWGHREGSRINHHQIVGYLKALASQGEKLQQHKYDEKFKEYSQVREDLIAGKHPSHVTVYKVINSYLEEKNKTVRHPGSPIEGQIIQTTEGILEITHSNQIWQIDHTKLDILLIDEEDKQVIGRPYITLVMDSYSGCVTGFHLGFEAAGSHEVGLALRHAILPKHYRKEYELDETWQIYGIPEYVVTDRAKEFKSEHLKQISLQLDFKRRLRAFPQAGGLIESIFDKINKEILSLYGGYTGSSVEERPPEAERTACITLDQLEKILVRYFVDHYNHHDYPRVKNQKRIERWKSGFLLEEPELIDERELDICLMKTAIRNVEKYGSVKFLGWVYQGDCLLKYEGKQVSLRYDKRNITTVLAYTRPINGEPGEYLGIMQARDCERERMSLAELNYIKKKIA; encoded by the coding sequence ATGCCCAGAAAGACTACCAGCCAAGCCTTTCCTGCATTTGAGGCTGAAGAGACAGCAAAAGCAGAGGAAGAGCAAACAAAGCATCTGCTTGTTAACGAAGATTCTCCAGAATATTTAAAAAAGGTGGACTTAATAGACGCTATTCGTCAAGCACCTAATAAGGCGGCTCGTAGGGATGCGATCGCAGATGCAGTAAAAGCTTTGGGTAAAAGCACTCGAACTATTAAACGTATGGTAGAAAAAGTTGAACAAGTAGGAGTTGCAACTTTAGCTGTTGGGCGTAAGGATAAGGGACAATATCGTATTTCTAAACAGTGGCATGATTTTATTGTGAACCTTCATAAATGGGGTCATAGAGAAGGTTCCCGGATTAATCATCATCAGATTGTTGGGTATTTAAAAGCTTTAGCCTCTCAGGGAGAAAAACTGCAACAACATAAATATGATGAAAAATTTAAAGAATACTCTCAGGTGCGAGAGGACTTAATAGCAGGAAAGCACCCTTCTCATGTCACTGTATATAAAGTAATCAATTCCTATTTAGAAGAAAAAAATAAGACAGTTCGCCATCCTGGTTCACCCATAGAAGGTCAAATTATTCAAACCACTGAGGGCATTCTAGAAATTACTCACAGCAACCAGATTTGGCAGATAGACCATACTAAATTAGATATTTTGTTAATTGATGAGGAAGACAAACAAGTTATTGGTCGTCCATACATCACGTTGGTAATGGACAGTTATTCTGGTTGTGTTACAGGTTTTCATTTAGGGTTTGAAGCTGCTGGCTCTCATGAAGTTGGTTTGGCTTTGCGTCATGCAATTTTGCCAAAGCATTATAGGAAAGAATATGAGCTTGACGAAACATGGCAGATTTATGGAATTCCTGAATATGTAGTGACAGACCGTGCAAAGGAATTTAAGTCAGAACATTTAAAACAAATTTCACTACAATTGGATTTCAAAAGGCGTTTACGTGCTTTTCCCCAAGCTGGTGGTTTAATTGAATCGATATTTGACAAAATTAATAAAGAAATTTTGTCCTTGTATGGTGGTTACACTGGTTCTAGCGTTGAAGAACGTCCTCCAGAAGCTGAAAGAACTGCTTGTATAACACTTGATCAGCTAGAGAAAATATTAGTCAGATATTTTGTAGACCACTACAACCATCATGATTATCCAAGGGTAAAAAATCAAAAACGTATTGAGCGATGGAAATCAGGTTTTTTACTAGAAGAACCTGAACTTATCGATGAACGTGAACTCGATATTTGCTTAATGAAAACTGCCATACGGAATGTAGAAAAGTACGGTTCTGTGAAATTTCTGGGTTGGGTATATCAAGGAGATTGCTTATTAAAGTATGAGGGTAAACAAGTTTCTTTAAGATATGACAAGCGTAATATTACAACAGTCCTTGCCTATACTCGCCCTATTAACGGTGAGCCAGGAGAATATCTTGGGATTATGCAGGCTAGAGATTGTGAACGAGAAAGAATGTCTCTGGCTGAATTGAATTACATCAAGAAAAAAATTGCGTGA
- a CDS encoding IS1 family transposase (programmed frameshift) — protein MECPRCNSSHIRKNGRQRGKQNYICADCGRQFIEYHNQKGYGDEIKRECLEMYVNGSGFRAIERVKKVHHTTVIYWVKQMGGQLPEHPETAEIPEITEIDELETFVGFKKNKIWVWSVVNHKTSGILGWVLGDRSSETFQQLWQRIKAWNSYFYVTDGYPVYPCFINQEDHLVCKTYMTRVEGENSRLRHYLARLHRKTFCYSKSVEMLELSIRLLVYYLQHRCIPMREQSPREDIAIA, from the exons ATGGAATGTCCGCGTTGTAATTCCTCTCATATCCGTAAGAACGGTAGACAAAGAGGTAAACAAAACTACATTTGTGCAGATTGTGGTCGTCAATTTATTGAATATCACAATCAAAAGGGTTATGGTGACGAAATTAAACGAGAATGCTTAGAAATGTATGTTAATGGTTCTGGTTTCCGTGCCATAGAAAGAGTAAAAAAAGTACATCATACAACAGTAATTTATTGGGTGAAACAAATGGGTGGTCAGTTACCAGAACATCCCGAAACAGCTGAAATACCTGAAATAACTGAAATTGATGAATTAGAAACTTTTGTCGGGT TCAAAAAAAACAAAATTTGGGTATGGAGTGTAGTCAACCACAAGACTTCGGGGATTTTAGGATGGGTTTTAGGAGATAGAAGTTCAGAAACTTTTCAACAGTTGTGGCAGAGGATTAAAGCGTGGAACTCATATTTTTATGTAACGGATGGCTATCCGGTTTATCCATGTTTTATTAATCAAGAAGACCATCTTGTGTGTAAAACTTATATGACACGAGTAGAAGGTGAAAATAGCAGATTAAGACATTATTTAGCCCGATTACATAGAAAGACTTTTTGTTATTCTAAGTCAGTAGAAATGCTGGAACTCTCTATTAGATTGTTAGTTTATTATCTCCAGCATCGTTGTATTCCAATGCGGGAGCAAAGCCCCCGCGAGGATATAGCGATCGCATAA